The following proteins are co-located in the Spinactinospora alkalitolerans genome:
- a CDS encoding glycine betaine ABC transporter substrate-binding protein produces MKRNSRLLGLGAGLASLALLATACGGGEGGVATGPEEGEGPKEISIGLIPWEEGIAVTNMWKVILEEKGYEVTVENVDVAPLYQGMAQGDIDLFMDTWLPDTHGDYWEEYGEQVEDVGVWYDNATLELTVPSYVEDVDSIEDLVGKADEFGGEIVGIESGSGLVRTTKEEAVPAYGLEEYELVESSTSAMLAELDSAVAEERPIVVTLWRPHIAYSDYDLKDLEDPEGAMGEGEQIHAVGREGFGEDFAEFNGWLQNFTMNDEQLGELEELTINEHADNPEEGARVWLADNPEFLQEVMGDDAEGLEF; encoded by the coding sequence ATGAAGCGCAACTCCCGTCTGCTCGGCCTGGGCGCCGGGCTGGCCTCCCTGGCCCTGCTGGCCACCGCCTGCGGCGGCGGCGAAGGCGGCGTCGCGACCGGCCCCGAGGAGGGAGAGGGGCCCAAGGAGATCAGCATCGGCCTCATCCCCTGGGAGGAGGGCATCGCGGTCACCAACATGTGGAAGGTGATCCTGGAGGAGAAGGGCTACGAGGTCACCGTCGAGAACGTCGACGTCGCGCCCCTGTACCAGGGGATGGCCCAGGGCGACATCGACCTGTTCATGGACACCTGGCTCCCCGACACCCACGGCGACTACTGGGAGGAGTACGGGGAGCAGGTCGAGGACGTCGGCGTCTGGTACGACAACGCCACGCTGGAGCTGACCGTCCCCTCCTACGTGGAGGACGTCGACTCCATCGAGGACCTCGTGGGCAAGGCCGACGAGTTCGGCGGCGAGATCGTGGGCATCGAGTCCGGCTCGGGCCTGGTGCGCACCACCAAGGAAGAGGCGGTCCCCGCCTACGGCCTGGAGGAGTACGAGCTCGTCGAGTCCTCCACGTCGGCGATGCTGGCCGAGCTCGACAGCGCCGTCGCCGAGGAGCGGCCGATCGTCGTCACCCTGTGGCGGCCGCACATCGCCTACTCCGACTACGACCTGAAGGACCTGGAGGACCCCGAGGGCGCGATGGGCGAGGGCGAGCAGATCCACGCCGTCGGCCGCGAAGGCTTCGGCGAGGACTTCGCCGAGTTCAACGGGTGGCTGCAGAACTTCACGATGAACGACGAGCAGCTCGGTGAGCTCGAGGAGCTCACCATCAACGAGCACGCGGACAACCCGGAGGAGGGCGCCCGCGTCTGGCTGGCGGACAACCCGGAGTTCCTGCAGGAGGTCATGGGCGACGACGCCGAGGGCCTGGAGTTCTAG
- a CDS encoding quaternary amine ABC transporter ATP-binding protein: MFGKRATRAVELLSDGRHRGEIGHLNVTAAVIDVSFEVKAGEIFVVMGLSGSGKSTLIRMLNGLLEPTAGAVEIDGTDITELSSRDLRTLRSKKVSMVFQHFALFPHRTVLENAAYGLEVRGVPREERREKAAQALELVGLEGWGDHVPQQLSGGMQQRVGLARALAADTDIILMDEAFSALDPLIRRDMQSQLLELQATLGKTIIFITHDLNEAMRLGDRICVLRDGRVAQIGTAEEILNDPANDYVAQFVEDVDRTRVLTASSVMEPPIPVIDPGHGPRTALRTMRENQTVSAFVVHRNRRLVGAVREGVIGEAVRTGAKALDGLVDTEIERVHPDTAVADLFGQAAESPYPLAVVDDEGRLVGVIPRVTLLAALAPGGTEAADGAGEPEEPQGQRADTGGRPPEPVAAVRETADDEGGQR; the protein is encoded by the coding sequence GTGTTCGGGAAACGCGCCACCAGAGCGGTCGAACTGCTCTCCGACGGCCGGCACCGCGGCGAGATCGGGCACCTGAACGTCACGGCCGCCGTCATCGACGTGTCCTTCGAGGTCAAGGCGGGGGAGATCTTCGTCGTCATGGGGCTGTCCGGGTCGGGGAAGTCGACCCTGATCCGCATGCTCAACGGCCTCCTCGAACCGACCGCCGGCGCGGTCGAGATCGACGGCACCGACATCACCGAGCTGTCCTCCCGTGACCTGCGCACCCTGCGCAGCAAGAAGGTCAGCATGGTCTTCCAGCACTTCGCGCTGTTCCCGCACCGCACGGTCCTGGAGAACGCGGCCTACGGACTGGAGGTCCGCGGCGTCCCGCGGGAGGAGCGCAGGGAGAAGGCGGCGCAGGCCCTGGAGCTGGTCGGCCTCGAAGGCTGGGGGGACCACGTCCCGCAGCAGCTCTCCGGCGGCATGCAGCAGCGCGTCGGACTGGCCAGGGCGCTGGCGGCCGACACCGACATCATCCTGATGGACGAGGCGTTCAGCGCCCTGGACCCGCTCATCCGCCGCGACATGCAGTCGCAGCTGCTGGAGCTGCAGGCCACCCTCGGCAAGACGATCATCTTCATCACCCACGACCTCAACGAGGCGATGCGCCTGGGCGACCGCATCTGCGTGCTGCGCGACGGCCGGGTGGCCCAGATCGGCACCGCGGAGGAGATCCTCAACGACCCCGCCAACGACTACGTGGCCCAGTTCGTCGAGGACGTCGACCGGACCCGCGTGCTCACCGCCTCCTCGGTGATGGAGCCGCCGATCCCGGTGATCGACCCCGGCCACGGGCCGAGGACGGCCCTGCGCACGATGCGCGAGAACCAGACCGTCTCGGCGTTCGTCGTGCACCGCAACCGCCGGCTGGTCGGCGCGGTGCGCGAAGGGGTGATCGGTGAGGCGGTCCGCACGGGGGCCAAGGCGCTCGACGGCCTCGTCGACACCGAGATCGAGCGCGTGCACCCCGACACCGCCGTCGCCGACCTGTTCGGGCAGGCCGCCGAGAGCCCGTACCCGCTGGCCGTCGTGGACGACGAGGGGCGCCTGGTCGGCGTGATCCCCCGGGTGACGCTGCTCGCGGCGCTGGCCCCCGGCGGTACGGAGGCCGCCGACGGGGCGGGGGAGCCGGAGGAGCCGCAGGGGCAGCGGGCGGACACCGGCGGGCGACCGCCGGAACCGGTCGCCGCCGTCCGGGAAACCGCCGATGACGAAGGGGGACAGCGCTGA
- a CDS encoding tyrosine-type recombinase/integrase → MGGNNKGYRRQFGAVRQLASGRWQARYQGPDGIDRTADRTFDSRKSAERWLSLKEAEIARQEWVDPDAGTVEFGVYAAEWMEDRDLSPKTAQLYEGLLRIHLNPTFEHMPIKDIREAHIRKWRTARRRSKVGRSTVAKAYRLMRAILNTAVRDELIRKNPCRIEGAGQEHSEERPVLSVAEVFKLADAIKPRYRALVLLATFGSLRWGELAGLRRSHLDLEQRTVTIRETVYDVGELIKGAPKSRAGYRTVVLPSLIVGDLKRHLGEFSQAGPNGLVFVGVKGNQLRRANFSKYWADACAAVGLEGIHLHDLRHTGNTYAAEAGASLRELMNRMGHSSTRAAMVYLHARDDRARDIADALGERAADELRRAGGASGAVADGDDDDEDGPSGVRVPG, encoded by the coding sequence ATGGGCGGCAACAACAAGGGGTACCGGCGGCAGTTCGGGGCCGTTCGGCAGTTGGCCTCCGGGCGGTGGCAGGCGCGTTATCAGGGACCTGACGGCATCGACCGGACCGCCGATCGCACCTTCGACAGCCGGAAGTCGGCGGAACGGTGGCTGAGCCTCAAGGAAGCGGAGATCGCCCGACAAGAGTGGGTGGATCCGGACGCCGGGACGGTGGAGTTCGGCGTCTACGCGGCCGAGTGGATGGAAGACCGGGACCTCAGTCCCAAGACGGCGCAGCTCTACGAAGGGCTCTTGCGCATCCACCTGAACCCGACCTTCGAGCACATGCCGATCAAGGACATCCGCGAAGCGCACATCCGCAAGTGGCGCACTGCTCGGCGCAGGTCCAAGGTCGGCAGGAGCACGGTCGCCAAGGCGTACCGGCTCATGCGGGCGATCCTGAACACCGCCGTCCGCGACGAACTCATCCGCAAGAACCCGTGCCGGATCGAAGGGGCCGGCCAGGAGCACAGCGAGGAACGCCCGGTGCTGTCGGTGGCCGAGGTGTTCAAGCTCGCCGATGCGATCAAGCCGCGGTACCGGGCGCTCGTGCTGCTCGCGACGTTCGGCAGTCTGCGTTGGGGCGAGCTGGCCGGGCTGCGCCGGTCGCACCTCGACCTCGAACAGCGGACCGTCACCATTCGGGAGACCGTCTACGACGTGGGGGAGCTGATCAAGGGCGCTCCCAAGTCCAGGGCGGGCTACCGGACGGTCGTGCTCCCGTCGCTGATCGTCGGTGACCTGAAACGCCACCTCGGCGAGTTCTCCCAGGCGGGGCCGAACGGGCTGGTCTTCGTCGGGGTCAAGGGCAACCAGCTCCGGCGCGCGAACTTCTCGAAGTACTGGGCGGACGCCTGCGCGGCCGTGGGGCTCGAAGGCATCCACCTGCATGACCTTCGGCACACCGGCAACACCTACGCGGCCGAGGCCGGGGCGTCGCTGCGGGAGCTGATGAACCGCATGGGGCACTCCAGCACGCGGGCGGCGATGGTCTACCTGCACGCGCGCGACGACCGGGCGCGGGACATCGCCGATGCCCTCGGCGAGAGGGCGGCCGACGAACTCAGGAGGGCCGGGGGAGCGTCGGGGGCCGTCGCGGACGGTGACGACGACGATGAGGACGGGCCGTCCGGCGTGCGGGTTCCCGGCTGA
- a CDS encoding ABC transporter permease — MTVYALDSVRSVSVPRIPVGVWFENAINWLRANLGPVFDLIGSIIGVSVETLSELFTEPPAALLTVIAASVVTAGLLRRKWTRLAGVMWAAFLVLYAVELAFGGVALAIQSMPPALFVWAITLFGAEYVYPPLVLAILLLAALVIGSFVVTREPRQRYICIGSVAALLAALVLHFIVGMQIDLITVLLLAGLAWVVAGWRLAVFSLLGFLLIISMDKWTEAMSSLALILVATLIAVVIAVPIGVLAAYSNRVSGVLKPLLDFMQTLPAFVYLIPAIFFFGIGQVPGVIATVIFAMPPGVRLTELGIRQVDKELVEAGEAFGAPELQILRRIQLPLALSTIMAGINQVIMLSLSMVVISGMVGAGGLGNTVYTGIARSDMPLGFEGGIAVVILAIFLDRLTGAITRYSPAARAQRTAAG; from the coding sequence ATGACCGTGTACGCACTCGATTCGGTCCGCTCCGTGAGCGTGCCGCGCATCCCCGTCGGCGTGTGGTTCGAGAACGCGATCAACTGGCTGCGCGCCAACCTCGGCCCCGTCTTCGACCTCATCGGCAGCATCATCGGCGTCAGCGTCGAGACGCTGTCGGAGCTGTTCACCGAACCCCCGGCCGCACTGCTCACCGTGATCGCCGCGAGCGTGGTGACGGCGGGACTGCTGCGCCGGAAGTGGACGCGCCTCGCCGGAGTCATGTGGGCGGCCTTCCTGGTGCTCTACGCCGTGGAGCTGGCCTTCGGCGGCGTCGCCCTGGCCATCCAGTCCATGCCGCCGGCGCTGTTCGTGTGGGCCATCACCCTGTTCGGCGCCGAGTACGTGTATCCGCCGCTGGTCCTCGCGATCCTGCTGCTGGCCGCGCTGGTGATCGGGAGCTTCGTGGTCACGCGCGAGCCCCGGCAGCGCTACATCTGCATCGGCTCGGTGGCGGCCCTGCTCGCCGCCCTGGTGCTGCACTTCATCGTCGGCATGCAGATCGACCTGATCACCGTGCTGCTGCTCGCCGGCCTGGCCTGGGTGGTCGCCGGATGGCGGCTCGCCGTGTTCAGCCTGCTCGGCTTCCTGCTGATCATCAGCATGGACAAGTGGACGGAGGCCATGAGCAGCCTCGCGCTGATCCTGGTCGCCACCCTCATCGCGGTCGTCATCGCCGTCCCGATCGGCGTGCTGGCCGCCTACAGCAACCGGGTCAGCGGGGTCCTCAAGCCGCTCCTCGACTTCATGCAGACCCTGCCCGCGTTCGTCTACCTGATCCCGGCGATCTTCTTCTTCGGGATCGGCCAGGTCCCCGGTGTGATCGCCACGGTGATCTTCGCGATGCCCCCCGGCGTCCGGCTGACCGAGCTGGGCATCCGGCAGGTGGACAAGGAGCTCGTGGAGGCCGGTGAGGCGTTCGGCGCCCCGGAGCTGCAGATCCTGCGGCGCATCCAGCTCCCGCTGGCGCTGTCCACCATCATGGCCGGCATCAACCAGGTGATCATGCTCAGCCTGTCCATGGTCGTCATCTCCGGCATGGTCGGCGCCGGCGGCCTCGGCAACACCGTGTACACGGGCATCGCCCGCAGCGACATGCCGCTCGGCTTCGAGGGCGGTATCGCCGTGGTGATCCTGGCCATCTTCCTCGACCGCCTGACCGGAGCCATCACCCGATACTCCCCGGCGGCCAGGGCGCAGCGAACCGCGGCCGGCTGA
- a CDS encoding replication initiator, producing the protein MPTPTGKTTRAERMAQPLAREVAEQIASDKGVCIRPVSLRRTDLATGQTEIVDVPCGSTLESRCPACAKRKRSIRRTQCEEGWHLAEEPTVTPDEPSEVQRSWVEKRAVVAAERDRLASSGRADLDALAALDAAIADLDEEISASGLRGKAAPSPDSGSSSKPRRVRSTKRRQDAPELPKRPMVRRTVGQTFEDPASGKVFRPSLFATLTCDSYGRVRSDGTPVDFSTYDYRRAARDALHFSKLVDRFVQNLRRVAGFDVQYFATVEPQRRLAPHLHMATRGTIPRAELRQIAAATYHQVWWPAADEVVYDGADLPVWDEEANTYVDTTTGEILPTWDEALDALDDDPDAQPMHVVRFGPQVDAKGVLVGSADADRCVRYLAKYLTKDIAECHAIESDAQQRHVDRLVEALRFEPCSPKCANWLRYGIQPQDAKAGLRPGYCRSKAHKREHLGYAGRRVLVSRKWSGKTLADHKADRLAWVLDALGVDPSADLEDGTGQPGSPVRLSVASNDVAWELARPTDPDVAPREHRLLRAVGEALKRRAQLDAVRQANLSAKEEAA; encoded by the coding sequence ATGCCCACTCCGACCGGCAAGACCACCCGGGCCGAGCGGATGGCCCAACCGCTGGCGCGGGAGGTGGCCGAGCAGATCGCCTCCGACAAGGGCGTGTGCATCCGGCCCGTGAGCCTGCGGCGCACCGACCTGGCCACCGGGCAAACCGAGATCGTGGACGTGCCGTGCGGCTCCACGCTGGAGTCCCGCTGCCCGGCGTGCGCCAAGCGGAAACGGTCCATCCGGCGCACCCAGTGCGAAGAGGGCTGGCACCTGGCCGAAGAGCCGACCGTCACGCCGGATGAACCGTCCGAGGTGCAGCGCTCTTGGGTGGAGAAGCGCGCGGTGGTGGCGGCTGAGCGGGACCGGTTGGCCTCCTCCGGCCGTGCCGATCTGGATGCGTTGGCGGCGCTGGATGCGGCGATTGCCGATCTGGATGAGGAGATCTCGGCGTCGGGGCTGCGGGGCAAGGCCGCTCCCTCTCCGGACTCGGGCTCCTCGTCGAAGCCTCGGCGGGTCCGCTCGACGAAACGGCGCCAGGATGCGCCGGAGCTGCCGAAGCGGCCGATGGTGCGGCGCACCGTGGGCCAGACCTTCGAGGATCCGGCCTCGGGCAAGGTGTTCCGGCCGTCGCTGTTCGCCACGCTGACCTGTGACAGCTACGGGCGGGTGCGCTCGGACGGGACACCTGTCGACTTCTCGACCTATGACTACCGGCGGGCGGCTCGGGATGCGCTGCACTTCTCCAAGCTGGTTGATCGGTTCGTGCAGAACCTGCGCCGGGTGGCCGGCTTCGATGTGCAGTACTTCGCCACCGTGGAGCCGCAACGCCGCCTGGCGCCGCACCTGCACATGGCCACCCGGGGCACCATCCCGCGCGCTGAGCTGCGCCAGATCGCCGCGGCGACCTACCACCAGGTGTGGTGGCCTGCGGCCGACGAGGTGGTCTATGACGGCGCAGATTTGCCGGTGTGGGATGAGGAGGCAAACACCTATGTCGATACGACGACTGGTGAAATCCTGCCCACCTGGGATGAGGCCCTGGACGCGCTCGATGACGATCCGGACGCCCAACCCATGCACGTAGTGCGGTTCGGGCCGCAGGTGGATGCCAAAGGGGTCCTTGTCGGGTCGGCCGATGCCGACCGGTGCGTCCGGTACCTGGCGAAGTACCTGACCAAGGACATCGCCGAATGCCACGCGATCGAGAGTGACGCTCAACAGCGCCACGTTGACCGGCTGGTGGAAGCGCTGCGGTTCGAACCCTGCTCGCCGAAGTGTGCCAACTGGCTGCGCTACGGTATCCAGCCCCAGGACGCCAAGGCGGGGCTTCGCCCCGGCTACTGCCGGTCCAAGGCCCACAAGCGCGAACACCTGGGCTACGCCGGACGCCGCGTCCTGGTCTCGCGCAAGTGGTCGGGCAAGACGCTGGCCGACCACAAGGCCGACCGGCTGGCCTGGGTCCTCGATGCCCTCGGCGTCGACCCCTCGGCCGACCTCGAAGACGGCACCGGGCAACCGGGCTCGCCCGTGCGGCTCTCCGTAGCGAGCAACGACGTCGCATGGGAGCTCGCCCGACCCACCGACCCCGACGTTGCCCCGCGTGAACACCGGCTCCTGCGCGCGGTCGGCGAAGCGCTGAAACGCCGCGCCCAACTCGACGCGGTGAGACAAGCCAATCTTTCGGCAAAGGAGGAAGCTGCGTGA
- the dcd gene encoding dCTP deaminase, producing MLLSDRDIRSEIESGRVRIDPYEPGLVQPSSIDVRLDRYFRVFENHKYPHIDPSVEQPDLTRLVEPDGDEPFILHPGEFVLASTHEVVTLPDDIASRLEGKSSLGRLGLLTHSTAGFIDPGFSGHVTLELSNVATLPIKLFPGMKVGQLCMFRLTSPAEHPYGSPQYGSRYQNQRGPTPSRSYRSFSRTEV from the coding sequence GTGCTGCTCTCTGATCGTGACATCAGGTCCGAAATCGAGTCCGGCCGGGTCAGGATCGATCCCTACGAACCCGGGCTCGTCCAGCCGTCGAGCATCGACGTCCGGCTCGACCGGTACTTCCGTGTGTTCGAGAACCACAAGTACCCGCACATCGACCCCTCGGTGGAGCAGCCCGACCTCACCCGGCTGGTCGAGCCCGACGGCGACGAGCCGTTCATACTGCATCCGGGCGAGTTCGTCCTGGCCTCCACCCACGAGGTCGTCACGCTCCCCGACGACATCGCCAGCAGGCTGGAGGGCAAGAGCTCGCTGGGCCGGCTCGGGCTGCTCACCCACTCCACCGCCGGGTTCATCGACCCCGGGTTCTCCGGCCACGTCACGCTGGAGCTGTCCAACGTCGCGACCCTGCCCATCAAGCTGTTCCCCGGCATGAAGGTCGGGCAGTTGTGCATGTTCCGGCTCACCTCGCCGGCCGAGCACCCCTACGGCTCGCCCCAGTACGGGTCGCGCTACCAGAACCAGCGCGGACCGACCCCCTCGCGCTCCTACCGCAGCTTCTCCCGCACCGAGGTCTGA
- a CDS encoding FtsK/SpoIIIE domain-containing protein has protein sequence MLRSRNAGAAVQPTAPVPAQTVRFSTPVVETPGVFILARWIARLVGLLVLLPFRFPVAVGTVAVSAAVWHVFGWVALAVVWTIADIGLLVWWRRWPDAFRHCVALRALAAWRWVWVYWRHWQPVLVVAGLAESYQERQYLPRIRRVACSAWSDRVRVRLVAGTAPADVEQRVTELAHGFGAPSCRVTVLDARDVVLEFPRFDTLAKPIGALPVPRHVDLAALPVGKREDGEVWRLRLHGTHVLIVGVTGAGKGSVIWSAIRAMLPAIEDGTAEVWAIDPKRMELSYGRALFARYADTGETAVDLLEAAVATMQDRAARYAGRQRVHVPTVEDPFVAVVVDEVAFVTAYHPDRDIRRRAENALATLTSQGRSVGVSVLAALQDPRKEVLNLRNLFPDKIALRLDEASQVDMVLGDGARERGANAHLIDPDLPGVAFVRLEGSPVPVRVRAAFVSDDDIDAMTAEGVA, from the coding sequence ATGCTGCGTTCCAGGAACGCCGGGGCCGCGGTGCAGCCGACCGCGCCGGTCCCTGCACAGACGGTGCGGTTTTCGACTCCGGTGGTGGAGACCCCGGGCGTCTTCATCCTCGCCCGCTGGATCGCCCGCCTGGTGGGTCTGCTCGTCCTGCTGCCGTTCCGCTTCCCGGTGGCGGTGGGCACGGTGGCGGTCTCGGCTGCGGTGTGGCACGTCTTCGGCTGGGTGGCGCTCGCGGTCGTCTGGACAATCGCCGATATCGGGCTGTTGGTGTGGTGGCGGCGCTGGCCGGACGCCTTCCGCCACTGTGTGGCGCTGCGGGCCTTGGCGGCCTGGCGGTGGGTGTGGGTGTATTGGCGGCATTGGCAACCGGTGCTGGTGGTTGCCGGGTTGGCGGAGTCCTACCAGGAACGCCAGTACCTGCCGCGCATCCGGCGGGTGGCCTGCTCTGCGTGGTCGGATCGGGTGCGGGTGCGCCTGGTGGCCGGCACCGCCCCGGCCGACGTGGAGCAGCGGGTCACGGAGTTGGCGCACGGCTTCGGCGCGCCGTCGTGCCGGGTGACGGTGCTGGATGCGCGGGATGTGGTGCTGGAGTTCCCGCGCTTCGACACCCTGGCCAAACCGATTGGCGCTTTGCCAGTACCGCGCCATGTCGACTTGGCGGCACTGCCGGTCGGCAAGCGTGAGGACGGCGAGGTGTGGCGGCTGCGGCTGCACGGAACCCACGTGCTCATCGTGGGCGTGACCGGGGCGGGCAAGGGCTCGGTGATCTGGTCGGCCATCCGCGCCATGCTGCCCGCGATCGAAGACGGCACAGCCGAGGTGTGGGCCATCGATCCCAAACGCATGGAGCTGTCCTACGGACGCGCCCTGTTCGCCCGCTACGCCGACACCGGGGAGACGGCGGTGGACCTGCTCGAAGCGGCTGTTGCCACCATGCAGGACCGGGCCGCGCGCTACGCCGGACGCCAACGTGTGCACGTGCCGACGGTCGAGGATCCGTTCGTGGCCGTGGTGGTCGACGAGGTCGCGTTTGTGACCGCCTACCACCCCGACCGCGACATCCGCCGCCGCGCCGAAAACGCGCTGGCCACCCTCACCTCGCAAGGCCGCTCGGTCGGGGTCTCGGTCCTGGCCGCTCTCCAGGATCCACGCAAGGAAGTGCTGAACCTGCGCAACCTCTTCCCCGACAAGATCGCACTGCGCCTCGACGAGGCATCGCAGGTGGACATGGTGCTCGGCGACGGCGCACGCGAGCGCGGCGCCAATGCCCACCTGATCGACCCCGACTTGCCCGGCGTGGCGTTCGTGCGGCTGGAGGGCTCCCCGGTGCCGGTCCGCGTCCGGGCCGCGTTCGTCTCCGATGACGACATCGACGCCATGACGGCTGAGGGGGTCGCCTGA
- a CDS encoding excisionase family DNA-binding protein produces the protein MRKTRATGRLLTVAQAAERLNTSERYPRRLIEERRITFVKIGRHVRIPETALDEFIASGVVEPVRLRAGRAA, from the coding sequence ATGAGGAAGACCCGTGCCACTGGTCGACTGCTCACCGTGGCCCAGGCAGCCGAGCGGCTCAACACCTCCGAGCGCTACCCGCGTCGCCTCATCGAGGAACGCCGGATCACCTTCGTGAAGATCGGGCGACACGTGCGCATCCCGGAAACCGCGCTGGACGAGTTCATCGCCTCCGGCGTCGTCGAGCCGGTGCGGCTGCGGGCGGGGAGGGCCGCGTAG
- a CDS encoding plasmid replication, integration and excision activator — MAIQGALPVAFGTVFPAGAYALGVEAITDFETKRPQLDKESGLPLWAMDVIDADPEARGKAKSVKVKVAAEVCPTLPDEVPGLPFRPIEFEGMAVMPYVDDNGRRPRVAYSLRARGMKTPGAGRRSAPAAKDAA; from the coding sequence ATGGCGATTCAGGGTGCGTTGCCGGTGGCGTTCGGCACGGTGTTCCCGGCGGGGGCGTATGCGCTGGGGGTTGAGGCGATCACCGATTTTGAGACCAAGCGGCCGCAGTTGGACAAGGAGTCGGGGTTGCCGCTGTGGGCGATGGACGTGATCGACGCCGACCCCGAGGCGCGGGGCAAGGCCAAGAGCGTGAAGGTCAAGGTCGCCGCCGAGGTGTGCCCGACGCTGCCCGATGAGGTGCCGGGCCTGCCGTTCCGCCCCATCGAGTTCGAAGGGATGGCGGTGATGCCCTACGTCGACGACAACGGGCGCCGTCCCCGCGTGGCCTACTCGCTGCGGGCGCGCGGGATGAAGACGCCCGGTGCGGGCCGTCGCTCGGCTCCGGCGGCGAAGGACGCTGCCTGA
- a CDS encoding rhomboid family intramembrane serine protease, with amino-acid sequence MTQSRISAIVVVAAVTAVMWILEIFDHLAGNALDGFGIYPWSIDRLGHVFTAPFLHFGFDHLIANTIPMLVLGALVAFSGLGRFIGASLIIVIVSGMGVWLTSPPGSVTLGASGLIFGYFGFLVLRGIIERKTVDIVIMICVVIFYGTMIFGVLPQQSGVSWQAHLFGFLGGLFAAYVLPTRTRPARVTGGYGSRGSYGSYGY; translated from the coding sequence GTGACGCAGTCTCGGATAAGCGCCATCGTGGTCGTCGCGGCCGTCACGGCCGTGATGTGGATCCTCGAGATCTTCGACCACCTCGCAGGAAACGCACTGGACGGCTTCGGCATCTACCCATGGTCGATCGACCGGCTCGGCCACGTGTTCACCGCGCCGTTCCTGCACTTCGGCTTCGACCATCTGATCGCCAACACCATCCCGATGCTGGTGCTCGGCGCGCTGGTGGCCTTCAGCGGCCTGGGCCGCTTCATCGGCGCCTCACTGATCATCGTCATCGTGAGCGGCATGGGCGTGTGGCTGACCTCCCCGCCCGGCAGCGTCACGCTCGGGGCCAGCGGCCTGATCTTCGGCTACTTCGGCTTCCTGGTGCTGCGCGGCATCATCGAACGCAAGACGGTCGACATCGTCATCATGATCTGCGTGGTCATCTTCTACGGGACCATGATCTTCGGGGTGCTGCCCCAGCAGTCCGGCGTGTCCTGGCAGGCCCACCTGTTCGGGTTCCTCGGCGGCCTGTTCGCCGCCTACGTGCTGCCCACCCGGACCAGGCCCGCGCGGGTCACCGGGGGCTACGGTTCACGGGGATCCTACGGCTCCTACGGGTACTGA